CGGCAGCAGGGCGCGGATATGTTCCCCCTCCAGCACCAAGGCATGGTCGGTTAGAACCAGCGCTTGCGGTTCAATCGGGATAATCCAGCGCGGAATGATGACTTGTATGGGCATGCGATGCTTGCAAAGGCAATATTTGAGAGGGAAAGGCGGCTGAGCCAGCCTTGAAGATTCGGGGCGCTAGCTTGATAACTGGATATTACAGACTGTAGAAAAGCAAAAAGCCGACCAGTTGGTCGGCTTTTTTGCTTGCGCGCCGTGAATTACTTGGCAGCGGAAGCGTCCGAAGCAGCAGCGTCGGAAGCAGCAGCAGGAGCAGCAGCAGCGTCGGAAGCGACGTCGGAAGCAGGTGCAGCAGCAGCGTCGGAAGCGGCCGGAGCAGATGCTTCAGCAGCAGGAGCGGATGCATCAGCAGGAGCTTCATCTTTCTTGCCGCAAGCGGTGAGTGCGAGGGCCAGCAGGGCAGCAACGAGCAGAGACTGTTTCATTCTTCTTACCTTTAGCAGAATGGGGGGTTGGACAAGTAAATTACAAATTACAGCGTTGTTAGGCTATCGACCGTGATCGATGGCTATTTGGAAACCAGTTACATCACTGACGACCGACGGGCGGAATTCTAGCACGATTTGAATAAAAGGGTAGCCTGGGAGGCGCACCAAACTGTAGCGCGCTGAGATTTTTACAACAAATGTCAAACGCTCATAAATCAAGCCTACGCCAATCTGGCGTAACGTTCGAACATTCCCACGCCTTATCAAAGGCTTGTCGCATTTTAGCGACGTCGCGCGCATCGTCTGCGCATTCACTTTTCGGCCAATCAAAGTGACAACGTCTTACAAACCGTTGCATATCGGCCAGAATAAATGGCGAAAACAACGCTGGCATATCCGGATTAGCCAAATGCATCTGTAATCTTTGATTCTGGCGATTCTCCAATTCCAGTAGCAACGGACATTGGCTGGCAATGAATTCGGTTGAATGCGCCAGAATGCGGATCTGCGCTGCGGGATTGCGCGCCAGCAAGGCGGCCATGGCCTCGGTCATGGCGCGGCTCTCAAGGCCGCACTGGCTGAAGTCTCGTTCGTACATCATGAGGCTGTGGCTGGCGCCCTGAATCAGCGCCAGTGTGGCCTCACGATATTCTTTGTAAGTCTCAAATTTTGCCGACATGAAGGTAGCCATAGTCGTAGCAGGTATAGAGCGCTTCGAGTACTGCATCGTCATATTGCGCCGCTGGCAGGCGGCGGCTATCGGCCAGGCGACGCAAGGTTTCCACCGCGTCTGCTTCGGCCTCCAGTTCTTCGCCATTAATAAAGAGCTGTTCTCCTTCATAGAGCATGAGGGATTTCAGGTCCAGATAAACGCCCTGTGCCTGCGCTTGTTCGGCAAATTCGTCAAAATCCAGTGCTTCATCTGGCGCGGTGTAGAACACGTGTGGTTTGGGCTCGGTAAAGTAACGGCCAACAAACTTGCGCACATCGGCGTCGGTCCACGTTAGTTGCGTGAGCATTGATTCGATTTTGCCCACAAAGGCCAGATCAATCTCACCCGGTCGAGCAGTGGGTTGACGCTCCGGATCGCCATAAACGCCGGTCAGACGCAGCTCGTCTTGCAGGTATTCCAGAAACTTGCCGACGATTTCCTGTTCAGTGGGCGCCCGAAAACCGATCGAATATGTCATGCCAGGTTCCAGCGCCACGCCGTAGTGCGCGTATTTGGGCGGCAGATACAGCATGTCGCCGTGATCCAGAATCCATTCCTGTTCGGATGAAAAATCGCGCAAAACGCGGATGGGCGCGTCTTCAATAAAATTGCCCGCGTCATCGCTGGAAATCTGCCAGCGCTTTTTGCCGCCCACCTGCAGCAAGAACACATCATAAGAATCGTAGTGTGGGCCAACCGTGCCGCCCGGTGGGGCGTAGGAGATCATCAGATCGTCCAGCCGGGTATACGGCAAAAAATTGAATTCATAGAGCAGATCAGCAATATGCGGCACGTGGTGATTCACGCTCTGCACCAGCACTGTCCAGTCGGTTTCTGGCAATCGGTCAAAGCGGCTGGCGCGAAACGGGCCGTTTTCTACCAGCCAGCGCTCATCACGACGCTCAATGAGCCGCGATTCCACGTCATCTTGCTGAGCGAGCGCAATCAACCTGGGTAAATCAATCAGTTCTGGGAAATCTTGCCAGGCATTGCGGATCAATAACGGCTGCTTTTGCCAGTAATCTGTCAGAAATTGCTCTGCAGTCAGTCCACCCAGGAGTTGTTTGTTCATTGGCTCGGCTATAACGGAGAAAAACGAGGCAATCATTATCCCACTACGCAAGGGAGCTGACATGCTCAAAGACGGGGAAATTGCACCGGACTTTGCATTACACGATGCCCAGATGCAGTTGATCCGGCTATCGGATTTGCTTGGGCAACATCATGTGGTGCTCTATTTCTTTAACAGGGATCACTCTCCTGGCGGAGTGACCGAGGCCGTAGAGTTCAGTGATCGCGCCGAAACATTTCGGGCGCACGGCACGCTGGTGTTGGGCGTGAGTCTGGATGACTGTCTGGCGCATGAGGCTTTTCGCGATGAACACGGCATCGAATTTCATCTTTTGTCTGATGCGGAAGGCGAGGTGAGCCGGCTCTATCATGTTTTGCGGGAATGGGTGGGCGCAGGCATGGTAAAATACGGGATTGAACGCTCTACCTTTGTGATCGACCGGCAGGGCGTGATCCGCCACGCGCTGTATCACGTGCTCCCGAAAGGGCACGCGGCGGAAATACTTTCACTTGTTAAACAGTTAGGATAAACCCGATGCAAATCGCCAAAGACACGGTCGTAACGCTGAACTACGAGATGTTCGACACCTCGGGCAAATCGCTCGACAAAACCGAACAGCCTATCGTTTATCTGCACGGCGGTTACGACAACATTCTGCCGCTGGTAGAAGAAGCACTGCATGGCAAGGCCAAGGGTGATTCCATTGATGTCACCATGGAACCCGATGATGCATTTGGCGAATACGAGCCAGAACTGGTGCGTAAAGAAGCCAAAGACGTGTTCCCGATGGAAGTTGAAGCCGGCATGATGTTTGAAGCCGATGATCCTGCCACTGGCGACGTCATGCTGTTCCGCGTAACCGAAATCAACGGC
This genomic interval from Silvimonas soli contains the following:
- a CDS encoding peroxiredoxin; translated protein: MFIGSAITEKNEAIIIPLRKGADMLKDGEIAPDFALHDAQMQLIRLSDLLGQHHVVLYFFNRDHSPGGVTEAVEFSDRAETFRAHGTLVLGVSLDDCLAHEAFRDEHGIEFHLLSDAEGEVSRLYHVLREWVGAGMVKYGIERSTFVIDRQGVIRHALYHVLPKGHAAEILSLVKQLG
- a CDS encoding cupin domain-containing protein, with protein sequence MNKQLLGGLTAEQFLTDYWQKQPLLIRNAWQDFPELIDLPRLIALAQQDDVESRLIERRDERWLVENGPFRASRFDRLPETDWTVLVQSVNHHVPHIADLLYEFNFLPYTRLDDLMISYAPPGGTVGPHYDSYDVFLLQVGGKKRWQISSDDAGNFIEDAPIRVLRDFSSEQEWILDHGDMLYLPPKYAHYGVALEPGMTYSIGFRAPTEQEIVGKFLEYLQDELRLTGVYGDPERQPTARPGEIDLAFVGKIESMLTQLTWTDADVRKFVGRYFTEPKPHVFYTAPDEALDFDEFAEQAQAQGVYLDLKSLMLYEGEQLFINGEELEAEADAVETLRRLADSRRLPAAQYDDAVLEALYTCYDYGYLHVGKI
- a CDS encoding FKBP-type peptidyl-prolyl cis-trans isomerase, whose protein sequence is MQIAKDTVVTLNYEMFDTSGKSLDKTEQPIVYLHGGYDNILPLVEEALHGKAKGDSIDVTMEPDDAFGEYEPELVRKEAKDVFPMEVEAGMMFEADDPATGDVMLFRVTEINGGEVTVDANHPFAGVKIRFVGKVEDVRAATDEEIAHGHVHGEHGHHH